One bacterium DNA window includes the following coding sequences:
- a CDS encoding AAA family ATPase, producing MLTRIKVRNFKKLGDIDIELGNTVVLIGPNNSGKTSALQAVALWDMGIKQWNAKRKGKSSPEKRPGVTINRLEMISIPVPSINLLWSDLHTRDVKQVIGKTSVKNVRIDVIVEGISNGKPWSCGMEFDYINEESLVCRPVRKAGFEDKLVKDARFTEIPDEISDIKIAFLQPMSGLAAVEAKLESGRINVLMGEGQTAQVLRNLCYQVYEKSISDWNELTAQIKILFGIDLLPPQYIKERGEIKMSYKERKGTKFDISSSGRGLQQTLLLLAHLYANPKTILLLDEPDAHLEILRQRETYQLITEIAEKKGSQIIAASHSEVVLNEAANRDVVITFVGKPHRINDRGSQVLKSLKEIGYEHYYLAEETGWVLYLEGATDLAILRKFAEILGHKEAKEILATPFVHYVGNKPNEVKRHFWGLKYAKKDLTAIAIFDRLEKNLPNDMGVKVLQWRKREIENYLCMEKVLLSYAKYDLPDDLFGNAEAHRRVSAMKEAILELTSALKTLNKPAPWSPDIKATDDFLDLLFDNYFKKLGLPNLLKKSDYHILVQFVPKNEIDSEITEKLDAIVEIAKRAIPMV from the coding sequence ATGTTAACACGAATTAAGGTGAGGAATTTTAAGAAGCTTGGTGATATTGATATTGAGCTTGGGAATACTGTTGTGTTAATAGGACCAAACAACAGTGGCAAAACTTCTGCTTTGCAAGCAGTTGCATTGTGGGATATGGGAATAAAACAATGGAATGCAAAAAGAAAGGGAAAGTCATCCCCTGAAAAAAGACCTGGAGTAACTATCAACAGGCTCGAAATGATATCTATCCCAGTTCCAAGCATTAATCTATTATGGTCAGATTTGCATACAAGGGATGTAAAACAAGTAATAGGGAAGACCTCTGTAAAAAATGTAAGAATAGATGTTATTGTTGAAGGAATTTCAAATGGCAAACCCTGGTCGTGTGGGATGGAATTTGATTATATCAATGAAGAATCACTTGTTTGTAGACCTGTTCGCAAAGCTGGATTTGAAGATAAATTGGTTAAAGATGCAAGGTTCACTGAAATCCCAGACGAAATAAGTGATATTAAGATTGCATTTCTTCAACCTATGTCAGGATTGGCGGCAGTAGAGGCAAAATTAGAATCAGGGAGAATCAATGTGCTTATGGGTGAAGGCCAGACTGCCCAGGTGTTAAGAAATTTATGTTACCAGGTATATGAGAAATCAATATCAGACTGGAACGAACTTACTGCTCAAATAAAGATACTTTTTGGTATAGACCTTTTACCTCCTCAATATATAAAAGAACGAGGAGAAATAAAGATGTCTTATAAAGAACGCAAAGGAACGAAATTTGATATATCTTCTTCTGGAAGGGGACTTCAACAAACACTGCTTTTGCTTGCCCATCTATATGCAAATCCAAAAACAATATTGCTCCTTGATGAGCCTGATGCACATCTTGAGATTCTAAGACAGAGGGAAACATATCAGTTGATTACAGAAATAGCTGAAAAAAAAGGGTCTCAGATTATTGCTGCCAGTCATTCAGAGGTCGTGCTTAATGAAGCTGCTAATCGTGATGTTGTTATAACTTTTGTAGGTAAACCTCATAGAATTAACGATAGGGGGAGTCAAGTTTTAAAGTCGCTTAAGGAGATTGGATATGAACATTACTATTTAGCAGAAGAAACAGGATGGGTATTATACCTTGAAGGTGCAACCGACCTGGCAATTTTACGGAAGTTTGCAGAGATTTTAGGGCATAAAGAGGCAAAAGAGATTCTTGCAACCCCTTTTGTTCATTATGTTGGAAACAAGCCAAATGAGGTAAAAAGGCATTTTTGGGGATTAAAATATGCAAAAAAAGACCTAACCGCAATTGCAATCTTTGATCGTCTGGAAAAGAATTTGCCTAATGATATGGGCGTTAAAGTGCTCCAATGGAGAAAAAGAGAGATAGAAAATTACTTGTGTATGGAAAAGGTGCTTCTATCATATGCAAAATATGATCTACCCGATGATCTTTTTGGAAACGCTGAGGCTCATCGAAGAGTTAGTGCTATGAAAGAGGCTATTTTAGAATTAACCTCTGCATTAAAAACCCTAAATAAGCCAGCGCCATGGTCGCCGGATATAAAAGCAACAGATGATTTTCTTGATCTTTTATTTGATAACTATTTTAAAAAGTTAGGATTACCAAATCTTTTAAAAAAGTCAGATTATCATATTCTTGTTCAGTTTGTGCCAAAAAATGAGATAGATTCAGAAATCACAGAAAAACTTGATGCTATTGTTGAGATTGCTAAAAGAGCAATACCAATGGTTTAA
- a CDS encoding ATP-binding protein, giving the protein MINVIFLLAILFIIMVMVIQVSKKIQTKMVVCFFLISLMPIIPLVFVINSIIEKSLNIGVNKEIIDTLQSAKVLVEEVLDREKEKVTQEAIYLSKNPAFISKTKNAELLEAPNPLVKKAGRLKKTFTIVCGENNEIVKGIAPIFEGDRVQKVVVVSSTLDKEFIQGAQKLKNSLKFYSSLNLLRVPIEKGYLLIFISIALVMIFLSFLTGYVISRKLTKPLKSLIKGLEEVGLGNLDYQVNVQTKDEMARTINSFNKMVKELKESRELLIFAERESAWRGIAQRIAHEIKGPLTPIVLSLQHLQDKFYKDPKSFEAILKDCTRRITEEVEVLHKMAKEFSEFARMPTPCFEFTDVNKILEDTVSLFAQISPAVEIKVIYGVNLPRIKLDRERMKMVFKNIIQNGIDAFLEKTGEINIETSCDSEFLKIEFKDTGTGMDEETIKKIFTPYFSTKSHGMGLGLAIVEKIIKEHHGQIDVKSQPNKGTTFMIILPVK; this is encoded by the coding sequence ATGATTAATGTCATATTTTTATTAGCCATTTTGTTTATTATAATGGTGATGGTGATACAGGTGAGTAAAAAGATTCAGACAAAAATGGTTGTTTGTTTCTTTTTAATCTCCTTAATGCCGATTATACCTCTTGTCTTTGTTATTAATAGTATTATTGAAAAAAGTTTGAATATTGGGGTCAACAAGGAAATTATTGATACCCTCCAGAGTGCTAAGGTCTTAGTTGAAGAAGTCCTGGATAGAGAAAAGGAAAAAGTAACTCAAGAGGCAATATATTTGAGCAAAAACCCAGCCTTTATTTCTAAAACTAAGAATGCAGAATTATTAGAGGCACCCAATCCTCTGGTTAAAAAGGCAGGGCGCCTAAAAAAAACATTTACAATAGTTTGTGGCGAAAATAACGAAATAGTCAAAGGTATTGCCCCGATATTTGAAGGGGATAGGGTTCAAAAAGTAGTTGTGGTTAGTTCTACATTAGACAAGGAATTTATCCAGGGTGCCCAGAAGCTTAAAAATAGCCTGAAATTTTATAGTTCATTAAATTTACTTCGAGTGCCTATTGAAAAAGGATATTTGCTAATATTTATTTCTATTGCCCTGGTAATGATATTTCTGTCATTTTTAACTGGCTATGTCATTTCTCGAAAATTAACAAAACCACTTAAAAGCCTGATAAAAGGATTAGAAGAAGTAGGTTTGGGGAATCTTGATTATCAGGTTAATGTCCAGACTAAAGATGAGATGGCCAGAACAATAAATTCATTTAATAAAATGGTAAAGGAATTAAAGGAAAGCAGGGAGTTATTGATTTTTGCGGAACGAGAATCTGCCTGGCGAGGAATAGCCCAGCGAATAGCCCATGAAATTAAGGGTCCCCTTACACCTATCGTATTATCTTTGCAACATCTTCAGGATAAATTCTATAAAGACCCTAAATCTTTCGAGGCTATTCTAAAGGATTGCACTCGAAGGATAACCGAAGAGGTCGAGGTTTTACACAAGATGGCAAAGGAATTCTCGGAATTTGCCCGTATGCCCACACCTTGCTTTGAATTTACTGATGTAAATAAAATCCTCGAAGATACGGTTAGTCTTTTTGCCCAAATTAGTCCGGCGGTAGAGATTAAAGTAATCTACGGTGTTAATTTGCCGCGAATTAAACTCGACCGTGAAAGGATGAAAATGGTTTTTAAAAATATCATTCAAAATGGAATTGATGCCTTCCTTGAGAAAACAGGTGAAATCAATATCGAAACCTCTTGCGATAGCGAATTTCTAAAGATAGAATTTAAAGATACAGGTACTGGCATGGATGAAGAGACGATAAAAAAAATCTTTACCCCATATTTCTCGACTAAATCTCACGGAATGGGGTTGGGATTAGCCATTGTTGAGAAGATTATAAAAGAACATCATGGTCAGATTGATGTTAAAAGTCAGCCGAATAAAGGAACGACATTTATGATTATTTTACCGGTAAAATAA
- a CDS encoding DUF4390 domain-containing protein produces MRKGLLIALFWASIALASPLVISKPTVFLKDTFLATSFKIQHLLGQQETKTIQSGFTVTIKIDVELWKKGRLFHDLETTRQITKEISYDIWEKIYTLRFDKGDILKFDNLTDLKETLSQEDIVLIRPLKELEGKKVYFVQIRVDMESINKKEMEEIAKRINGDSPAFINLQKIFAVLVRHRSKDIKSYIQSDNFKPDTLKGISND; encoded by the coding sequence ATGCGAAAAGGATTACTCATTGCCTTATTTTGGGCGAGTATAGCCCTTGCCTCGCCACTGGTTATTTCTAAACCAACTGTCTTCCTTAAAGATACATTTTTGGCGACATCTTTTAAAATACAACATCTATTAGGACAACAAGAGACAAAAACTATCCAGAGCGGTTTTACGGTTACTATTAAGATTGATGTTGAATTATGGAAGAAGGGTAGATTATTTCATGACCTGGAAACTACCCGTCAGATAACTAAAGAAATATCTTATGATATCTGGGAAAAAATCTATACATTAAGATTTGATAAAGGAGATATATTAAAATTTGATAACCTGACAGATTTAAAAGAGACTTTAAGCCAGGAAGATATTGTCCTCATTAGACCTTTAAAGGAATTAGAAGGTAAAAAGGTATATTTTGTGCAAATCAGGGTTGATATGGAGTCAATTAATAAAAAAGAAATGGAAGAAATAGCAAAAAGAATCAATGGCGACTCCCCAGCGTTTATAAATCTCCAGAAGATATTTGCGGTATTAGTTAGACATCGTTCTAAAGATATAAAATCATATATCCAATCTGATAATTTTAAACCGGATACATTAAAAGGAATCTCAAATGATTAA
- a CDS encoding BamA/TamA family outer membrane protein: MGRLILGGLIIFCLVTIARADSEVTGTIEKIEIQGAAKIREKFIRREITIEIGEKFDLKKAIEDKNAIIRNLKYIEQVNLYIKPGSEEGKLIVIFEIQETKSKSLTLNAGYSDEEKFFGFCQVWYENFLHRGMHLGVGLKKGKNVDCSSFTLYEPRLFHTPYSFKLKIYSDGYKRTQLPYEDRGKYWIDQDGFLLEFGKRAIFKNVNLRLKYRDENVQVSEDYPEITTTKPTAQIKSLIVHLNFDSCKFQDIQAKYALPFESPDETQWLNPITGGKYELLGEIVNDSLGADYNFTKYTLNLNQYLSLGNAQVLALSSKSGYINGNAPFYERFYVGGIDTIRGYKERGLTNTGGNKLLVFTTEYRFGLTNFIQGVLFTDAGYSWEKGKRINLDDLEYGIGTGIRIHHSLIGGISINLGYGLKKKDWEIHIGNL; the protein is encoded by the coding sequence ATGGGTCGGTTGATTTTAGGTGGGTTAATCATCTTTTGCCTTGTCACAATCGCCCGGGCAGATAGTGAAGTTACCGGGACAATTGAAAAGATTGAAATTCAAGGCGCAGCTAAAATCCGTGAAAAATTCATAAGACGAGAAATAACGATTGAAATAGGGGAAAAATTTGACCTCAAAAAGGCAATAGAAGATAAGAATGCGATAATCCGTAACTTGAAGTATATTGAACAGGTTAATCTCTATATCAAACCTGGTAGTGAAGAGGGGAAATTAATCGTCATCTTTGAAATCCAGGAAACGAAATCCAAATCCCTTACCTTAAATGCCGGCTATAGTGATGAAGAAAAATTCTTTGGTTTCTGCCAGGTCTGGTATGAAAATTTCCTGCATCGAGGGATGCATTTAGGAGTTGGTTTGAAAAAAGGTAAAAATGTGGATTGTTCATCATTTACGCTTTATGAGCCCCGCTTATTCCATACACCTTATTCCTTTAAGTTAAAAATATACAGTGACGGATACAAAAGAACTCAATTGCCTTATGAAGATAGAGGTAAATACTGGATTGACCAGGATGGTTTTTTACTCGAATTTGGTAAAAGGGCTATTTTCAAAAATGTTAATCTCAGGCTAAAATATCGTGATGAGAATGTTCAGGTAAGTGAAGACTATCCAGAAATAACTACCACAAAACCAACAGCCCAAATAAAGAGCTTGATTGTGCATCTGAACTTTGACTCTTGTAAATTTCAGGATATACAGGCTAAATATGCCCTTCCTTTTGAATCTCCTGACGAAACCCAATGGCTAAATCCCATAACTGGTGGAAAGTATGAGTTGTTGGGCGAGATAGTGAATGATTCTTTGGGTGCGGATTATAACTTTACTAAATATACCCTGAACTTGAATCAATACTTAAGTCTGGGTAATGCACAAGTATTGGCTCTATCGAGCAAAAGTGGTTATATTAATGGAAATGCCCCGTTTTATGAAAGGTTTTATGTGGGAGGAATTGATACCATTCGTGGGTATAAAGAAAGGGGACTTACAAACACCGGCGGAAATAAATTATTAGTTTTCACCACTGAATATCGTTTTGGGTTAACTAATTTCATTCAAGGGGTTTTATTTACGGATGCGGGTTATTCATGGGAAAAAGGCAAACGGATTAATCTGGACGACCTTGAATATGGAATAGGAACAGGAATCAGGATTCATCATTCCTTAATCGGTGGGATTAGCATTAATTTGGGGTATGGATTAAAGAAAAAGGATTGGGAAATTCATATAGGAAATCTGTAA
- a CDS encoding HEPN domain-containing protein → MGGNYLHKCNARAIAYLRDALDDLESGYDLLTNNRYSKALFHFQQATEKSMKGCLAILGKLVIKEHKCTNIFKRFVIPALSKKMREGFTEIMSDLRELEWTYIPTRYSVTIAGEIRLKEYDEKDIQYASSIAQECLDLTYSFIEEKTNRTLPRDLEGLTRYLRENYPDVVNGDW, encoded by the coding sequence TTGGGTGGGAATTATCTTCATAAGTGTAATGCCCGAGCAATTGCTTATCTCAGAGATGCCCTTGATGACCTTGAAAGTGGATATGACCTTTTAACAAATAATCGTTACAGTAAAGCTTTATTTCATTTCCAACAAGCAACTGAAAAATCAATGAAAGGTTGTCTGGCAATCTTAGGGAAATTAGTGATTAAGGAGCATAAATGCACTAATATTTTTAAAAGGTTTGTTATCCCTGCCCTTTCAAAAAAAATGAGGGAAGGCTTTACAGAAATTATGTCTGATCTAAGGGAATTAGAATGGACTTATATCCCCACAAGATACAGTGTTACCATTGCTGGTGAAATACGATTAAAGGAATATGATGAAAAAGATATTCAATATGCCTCATCCATTGCCCAAGAGTGTTTAGACTTAACCTATTCGTTCATCGAGGAAAAGACGAATAGAACCCTTCCCAGGGATTTAGAAGGTCTGACGAGATATTTGAGGGAAAATTACCCGGATGTGGTAAATGGTGATTGGTAA
- a CDS encoding nucleotidyltransferase domain-containing protein → MSLKKFNELLTKEINSFVEICLKTLGEKIKAIILFGSVGRGKSHPDEDLDFCIIVREYPQPDYKFGAKIMELCDEIGLTHPIDPVFVTEEGLKDFSSPFTLEVITDGVLVYGNYPLKELRDLIISQKIKPIYEEESRIGWELSS, encoded by the coding sequence ATGTCCCTAAAGAAATTTAACGAGCTCCTTACAAAGGAGATAAATTCATTTGTCGAGATATGCTTGAAAACATTAGGAGAAAAAATAAAGGCGATTATCCTCTTTGGCTCAGTTGGTAGGGGGAAATCTCATCCGGATGAAGACCTGGATTTCTGTATTATCGTCAGAGAATATCCCCAACCTGACTACAAATTTGGTGCAAAAATAATGGAATTGTGTGATGAGATAGGGCTAACGCATCCTATTGACCCGGTATTTGTTACTGAAGAGGGATTAAAAGATTTTTCCTCTCCATTTACATTAGAAGTGATAACAGACGGAGTCCTCGTTTATGGAAATTATCCTTTAAAGGAATTAAGAGATTTGATAATCTCTCAAAAAATAAAACCTATCTATGAGGAGGAATCAAGAATTGGGTGGGAATTATCTTCATAA
- a CDS encoding 1-deoxy-D-xylulose-5-phosphate reductoisomerase: MKKIAILGSTGSIGTSALWVIDKFKQYFEVVGLAANKNVDLLEKQVREFNPKIVCLSDEDGANELVQRLKNHPCKIVSGQMGLIEIACLKEADLVICAIVGSAGLIPLIEAIKTKKQICLANKESLVMAGKIVMEIAQKNGVKILPVDSEHNAIFQCLEGKLPNTIKRLILTGSGGPFRERAHLGNITPEETLKHPTWQMGEKITVDSATLMNKGLEVIEAHYLFGVPMLNIKVVIHPQSIIHSLVEFVDGSILGQMSITDMKIPIAYALSYPERLKEVLPSLNLTQIKSLTFEEPDFERFPCLSYGYEAGERGGTLPAVLNGANEVAVHRFLNKEIMFIDIPDIIKKVMTKHQVIENPTIDEILAADAWARKEASSV, encoded by the coding sequence GTGAAAAAAATTGCTATTTTAGGTTCGACGGGTTCTATTGGGACAAGTGCTTTATGGGTAATAGATAAATTCAAGCAATATTTTGAAGTCGTGGGGTTAGCCGCTAATAAAAATGTTGATTTATTAGAAAAGCAAGTCCGAGAATTTAATCCTAAAATAGTGTGCCTATCAGATGAAGATGGGGCAAATGAGTTAGTTCAAAGATTAAAAAACCATCCCTGTAAAATAGTTAGTGGACAGATGGGATTGATTGAAATTGCCTGTCTAAAAGAGGCAGATTTGGTCATCTGTGCGATTGTAGGTTCAGCAGGTTTAATCCCTTTAATAGAAGCCATTAAAACCAAAAAGCAAATTTGCCTGGCAAACAAAGAAAGCCTGGTTATGGCGGGTAAGATAGTAATGGAGATTGCTCAGAAAAATGGAGTTAAAATCTTACCAGTGGATAGTGAACATAACGCTATATTTCAATGTTTAGAGGGGAAACTGCCTAATACGATTAAAAGACTAATTTTGACAGGTTCTGGTGGTCCTTTTAGAGAAAGAGCGCATCTGGGAAATATTACTCCAGAGGAAACTCTTAAACATCCTACCTGGCAGATGGGTGAAAAAATCACTGTAGATTCGGCTACCCTGATGAATAAGGGACTTGAAGTTATAGAGGCACATTACTTATTTGGTGTTCCTATGTTGAATATCAAGGTAGTTATTCATCCACAATCTATAATTCATTCTCTGGTAGAGTTTGTAGATGGTTCGATTTTAGGGCAAATGTCAATTACAGATATGAAAATTCCAATTGCTTATGCCCTTTCATATCCAGAAAGACTAAAAGAGGTATTACCTTCTTTAAATTTAACTCAAATTAAATCACTTACTTTTGAAGAGCCTGATTTTGAGAGATTCCCTTGTTTATCTTATGGCTATGAGGCTGGGGAAAGAGGCGGAACTCTACCGGCAGTGCTTAATGGGGCAAATGAGGTTGCGGTCCATAGATTTTTAAATAAAGAAATAATGTTTATAGACATTCCTGATATTATCAAAAAGGTGATGACTAAACATCAAGTTATTGAGAATCCCACCATAGATGAAATTTTAGCCGCAGATGCGTGGGCAAGAAAAGAAGCAAGTAGCGTGTAA
- the rseP gene encoding RIP metalloprotease RseP, which produces MSIIIITAVAALFVFGMAIFFHELGHFLAAKREGIKVERFSIGFPPKLFAFKRGETEYRIGAIPGGGYIKMAGENPEEELKGEPWEFRSASIKTRMKIVLAGPLLNFVLGFVLFSLIAILGIPTYSNIVGKVVKDSPAQKAGILEGDKIIKVNNTLTNNWHELSKVILESSGMIELTISRNDKIIKEKVKITKDMELGISPYVSTQIKNVIIGSPAYKSGLKEGDIITSINNQTVSQWEEMTQIIRKSAGKKLALSVQRGEKQMEIKIIPAAKPDYDPEKKKEIKVGSIGITSCHQQYRVNPLVALWQGLLQTLATIQLIFVIMGQLIIGGLSPKLLAGPIGIVQMSGEQAQLGFTALLSFLGMLSVNLGVINLLPLPVLDGGHVIFLTIEKIRGKAMSTKTQEVIQTIGITIIIALIIFVSQNDIRRWIGLQ; this is translated from the coding sequence ATGAGTATAATAATTATTACAGCAGTTGCCGCTCTATTCGTATTCGGGATGGCAATTTTCTTTCATGAATTAGGTCATTTTCTAGCCGCAAAAAGAGAAGGAATAAAAGTAGAACGATTCTCTATTGGATTCCCACCAAAATTATTTGCATTTAAACGAGGAGAGACAGAATATCGTATCGGAGCTATTCCTGGAGGGGGGTATATTAAGATGGCGGGTGAAAATCCTGAAGAGGAATTAAAAGGTGAACCATGGGAATTTCGCTCAGCGTCAATTAAAACACGAATGAAGATTGTCCTTGCCGGTCCTTTATTGAATTTTGTGCTCGGATTCGTGCTCTTTTCCCTCATTGCCATACTGGGCATCCCAACCTATTCAAATATTGTCGGTAAGGTAGTAAAGGACTCACCAGCACAGAAAGCCGGGATATTAGAAGGAGATAAAATCATCAAAGTAAATAATACTTTAACTAATAACTGGCATGAACTATCAAAAGTCATCCTTGAGTCGTCAGGTATGATAGAATTAACTATCTCCCGAAATGACAAAATAATAAAGGAAAAGGTAAAAATAACTAAAGATATGGAGTTGGGTATTTCTCCTTATGTTTCAACTCAAATCAAAAATGTGATTATAGGGTCCCCGGCATATAAATCTGGATTAAAGGAAGGGGATATCATTACATCTATTAATAACCAAACGGTTTCACAATGGGAGGAAATGACACAGATTATTCGGAAAAGTGCTGGTAAAAAGTTAGCACTTAGTGTTCAGAGAGGGGAAAAACAAATGGAGATTAAAATAATCCCAGCCGCTAAACCAGATTATGACCCGGAGAAGAAAAAGGAAATAAAAGTTGGTTCAATTGGTATCACCTCCTGCCACCAGCAATATCGGGTTAATCCTTTAGTTGCTTTATGGCAAGGATTACTTCAAACATTAGCGACTATCCAGCTTATTTTTGTTATCATGGGGCAACTCATAATCGGTGGTCTTTCTCCTAAATTACTTGCTGGACCTATCGGTATTGTTCAAATGAGTGGTGAACAGGCACAATTAGGATTTACTGCCTTATTGAGTTTCCTTGGAATGTTAAGTGTTAATCTGGGTGTAATTAACCTTCTGCCTTTGCCAGTCTTAGACGGTGGGCATGTCATATTTTTAACCATAGAAAAGATACGCGGGAAAGCAATGTCAACTAAAACCCAGGAAGTGATTCAAACGATTGGGATTACGATTATTATCGCTTTAATAATATTTGTCAGTCAAAATGATATCAGAAGATGGATAGGATTACAATGA
- a CDS encoding GxxExxY protein: MEINQITEKIIGAAIEIHKTLGPGLLEMELSV, from the coding sequence ATGGAAATAAATCAGATAACAGAAAAAATTATTGGTGCAGCAATTGAAATACATAAGACATTAGGTCCAGGTCTATTAGAAATGGAATTAAGTGTATAG
- the dnaN gene encoding DNA polymerase III subunit beta, producing the protein MKIKGKKEALLEGIQSAQITSPKTTLPILSNILMSAEEENELTVIATDLELSIKTKFEIEVLEKGSICVPLKKLIEIIRELVDKEDVLIEVEENNRVVISSKDSIFHLFGLPKEDFPLFPEYSQEKSFNLSSTLLKEMIRKTIFATAMDEIRYVLNGVFFIVKENECRMVATDGHRLAVIKKTLPGTIGEEQEIIVPTKALTEVNRIIPEEQNVQISIDKNKIVFQTNNLIIVSRLIEGKFPDYEKVIPKEQDKTLKINTQQLFSTSRRVSLMTTNFLLKFDICKNKLKLSSTSELGDAKEELDVNFSGGDIEICFNPKYLMDILKNIEDEEIVILLKTPSTAGIVQPLEEKEGEEYLCVLMPVRT; encoded by the coding sequence ATGAAAATAAAAGGTAAAAAAGAAGCATTATTGGAGGGTATTCAATCAGCTCAAATAACCTCGCCAAAGACAACTTTACCAATTCTCTCTAATATTCTTATGTCTGCAGAGGAAGAAAATGAATTAACCGTAATTGCTACAGATTTAGAACTAAGCATAAAAACCAAATTTGAAATAGAGGTATTAGAAAAAGGAAGTATCTGTGTTCCATTAAAAAAATTAATTGAGATTATCCGTGAGTTAGTAGATAAAGAAGATGTTTTAATTGAGGTAGAAGAAAATAATAGAGTGGTTATTTCATCTAAGGATTCCATATTTCATTTATTTGGTTTGCCTAAGGAAGATTTTCCATTATTTCCTGAATATAGTCAAGAAAAATCATTTAATCTATCTTCTACTTTACTTAAAGAGATGATTAGAAAAACAATCTTTGCTACGGCAATGGATGAGATTCGCTATGTTTTAAATGGGGTATTCTTTATTGTCAAAGAAAATGAATGTCGAATGGTAGCGACTGATGGACATCGTTTAGCTGTTATTAAAAAAACTCTACCGGGGACAATAGGTGAAGAACAGGAGATAATTGTGCCAACAAAGGCATTAACTGAAGTAAATAGAATCATTCCTGAAGAACAAAATGTCCAAATATCAATAGATAAGAATAAAATAGTGTTTCAAACAAATAATTTAATTATTGTTTCCAGATTAATTGAAGGTAAATTCCCTGATTATGAGAAAGTCATCCCTAAAGAGCAGGATAAAACTCTAAAAATCAATACCCAACAATTATTTTCTACCAGTCGAAGAGTATCTTTAATGACAACTAATTTCTTATTAAAGTTTGATATTTGTAAAAATAAATTAAAATTATCTTCAACTTCTGAGTTAGGCGATGCAAAAGAAGAATTAGATGTGAATTTCTCTGGAGGAGACATAGAGATTTGTTTCAATCCTAAATATCTGATGGATATTTTAAAAAATATTGAGGATGAAGAAATAGTTATTCTTCTTAAAACTCCATCAACCGCAGGGATTGTCCAACCATTGGAAGAAAAAGAAGGCGAGGAATATTTGTGTGTCCTTATGCCAGTCAGAACATAG